From Gemmatimonadales bacterium, a single genomic window includes:
- a CDS encoding DUF4136 domain-containing protein, which translates to MRTSRFPTVACSAGLLALAACSPPSITSERNSDIPVPAGATVSFIGGTTEGATQVNPAVSNEIMHVRIQNAVKTQLQKKGYTVVDSGTPATFHVRYFVGVKQNTSYVTTTTGVGMAGPYGPGFGPYGYGYGYGYGYGWGGYGVSTTTPVTNTNVSFVVDLVQATSGKIAWRGIYNGEASSSPPSDSKLNSLAQSIFSTLPKVPQ; encoded by the coding sequence ATGCGCACTTCCCGTTTCCCGACCGTGGCCTGCTCGGCTGGGCTGCTGGCCCTCGCCGCCTGCTCCCCCCCGTCCATCACCTCCGAACGGAACAGTGACATTCCGGTCCCGGCAGGCGCCACGGTGAGCTTTATCGGCGGCACCACCGAAGGGGCCACGCAGGTGAACCCCGCGGTCTCCAACGAGATCATGCACGTGCGCATCCAGAATGCCGTCAAGACGCAGCTGCAGAAGAAGGGCTACACCGTCGTGGACAGCGGGACGCCGGCCACCTTCCATGTCCGGTATTTCGTCGGCGTCAAGCAGAACACCTCCTACGTCACCACGACCACCGGCGTCGGCATGGCCGGCCCGTACGGCCCCGGCTTCGGGCCGTACGGCTACGGCTATGGCTACGGCTATGGCTACGGCTGGGGCGGGTATGGCGTCTCCACCACCACACCGGTGACCAACACGAACGTCTCGTTCGTGGTGGACCTGGTCCAGGCCACCAGCGGGAAGATCGCCTGGCGCGGCATCTACAACGGCGAGGCCTCCAGCTCACCACCGAGCGACTCCAAGCTGAACTCCCTGGCCCAGTCGATCTTCAGCACGCTGCCGAAGGTCCCGCAGTAA
- a CDS encoding DUF4136 domain-containing protein, protein MTAIVFDTRFQRAGALLAVVLAAGCSSSVTSERNEAIAIPSGATVTLPVSGAQRTPELYPTVSNDSIHHMIQRAIKAQLAAKGYTVVDSGQPATFVARYFLGVQTSSRYAATAGGVSGPPIQGIGNGYGRTQDTPLSALPSPGQIHNVTFEAALVDEKAGRTAWRGVLDREPKSTAPDQARINQVVGEVMKSLPQVP, encoded by the coding sequence ATGACCGCTATCGTATTCGATACGCGATTCCAACGCGCCGGCGCACTCCTGGCCGTCGTGTTGGCTGCCGGTTGCAGTTCGTCCGTCACCTCGGAGCGCAACGAGGCGATTGCCATCCCCAGCGGGGCCACGGTGACTCTCCCGGTCTCGGGGGCGCAGCGCACCCCGGAGCTGTACCCCACGGTGTCGAACGACAGCATTCACCACATGATCCAGCGCGCCATCAAGGCTCAACTCGCGGCGAAAGGGTACACCGTCGTCGACAGCGGTCAGCCGGCGACGTTTGTCGCGCGGTACTTCCTTGGCGTGCAGACCTCGTCGCGGTACGCCGCCACCGCGGGCGGGGTCAGCGGTCCGCCAATCCAGGGCATCGGCAATGGGTACGGCCGGACGCAGGACACCCCGCTCTCGGCCCTTCCGTCGCCGGGCCAGATCCACAACGTGACCTTTGAAGCGGCGCTGGTGGACGAGAAGGCGGGGCGGACGGCGTGGCGGGGCGTGCTCGATCGCGAACCGAAGAGCACGGCCCCCGACCAGGCGCGCATCAACCAGGTCGTGGGCGAGGTCATGAAGTCGCTGCCCCAGGTTCCCTGA
- a CDS encoding cation:proton antiporter, translated as MPQDLSYVLLLFVLFVVPRFLQRYRLPGAVTALALGVGATALGLFQHDETIALMATFGIVALFLFAGLDVDLEALKPDARVLTQHLVIWGATLALLTTAASWVFSLAIREASLVALALITPSTGFILDSLDLFGLSDSEKRWTKSKAIASELLALIVMFLTLQSTSPEQLGLSVLAMLALIVMLPPVFRWFAGRIAPFAPRSEFAFLLMVAVVAASATRRLGVYYLVGAFVVGLSARQFRARLPAMSSERMLGAVEAFASFFVPFYFFHAGEYVSHDELNWVVLGLGAAFLVIFALLRLGEVILHRWVALREAPKKSLRIGVALLPTLVFTLVIVDILRGRPGVTPTLLGALVLYTTLITLLPGLILRVPAIDYSTLHLDPIAPPPDSGFGASGPEWRGGASASLTESNPPPPPPAPPPSAADRT; from the coding sequence GTGCCGCAAGACCTCTCGTACGTCCTGCTGCTCTTCGTGCTGTTTGTGGTGCCACGGTTCCTGCAGCGCTATCGCCTGCCAGGGGCCGTGACGGCGCTCGCGCTGGGCGTCGGCGCCACAGCCCTCGGACTCTTCCAGCACGACGAAACCATCGCCCTGATGGCCACCTTCGGCATCGTGGCGCTGTTCCTGTTTGCCGGGCTCGACGTCGACCTCGAGGCGCTCAAGCCGGATGCCCGGGTGCTGACCCAGCACCTCGTGATCTGGGGCGCCACCCTCGCGCTCCTCACCACGGCCGCGTCCTGGGTCTTCTCCCTGGCCATCCGGGAGGCGTCGCTGGTCGCGCTGGCGCTGATCACCCCCTCCACCGGCTTCATTCTCGATTCGCTCGACCTCTTCGGGCTCTCCGACAGCGAGAAACGCTGGACCAAGTCGAAGGCCATCGCCTCCGAGCTGCTCGCGCTCATCGTGATGTTCCTGACGCTGCAGTCCACCTCGCCGGAACAGCTGGGACTCAGCGTCCTCGCCATGCTGGCGCTGATCGTGATGTTGCCGCCGGTCTTTCGGTGGTTCGCCGGCCGGATCGCGCCGTTTGCCCCACGCTCCGAGTTCGCGTTCCTCCTGATGGTGGCGGTCGTCGCCGCCTCCGCCACCCGCCGGCTCGGCGTCTACTACCTGGTGGGGGCCTTCGTCGTCGGCCTGTCGGCGCGCCAGTTTCGCGCCCGCCTTCCCGCCATGTCCTCGGAACGGATGCTCGGGGCGGTCGAGGCGTTCGCGTCATTCTTCGTGCCGTTCTACTTCTTTCACGCCGGCGAGTACGTCAGCCACGATGAGTTGAACTGGGTGGTGCTGGGGCTCGGCGCGGCGTTCCTGGTAATCTTCGCCTTGCTCCGCCTCGGCGAGGTCATCCTGCACCGATGGGTGGCGCTGCGCGAAGCACCGAAGAAGAGCCTCCGCATCGGCGTGGCGCTGCTCCCGACCCTGGTGTTCACGCTCGTGATCGTGGATATCCTGCGGGGCCGCCCGGGGGTGACGCCGACGCTGCTCGGCGCGCTGGTCCTCTACACCACGCTCATCACGCTGCTGCCGGGCCTGATCCTGCGAGTGCCAGCGATCGACTACTCAACGCTGCATCTCGACCCGATCGCTCCGCCGCCGGACAGCGGGTTCGGGGCCTCGGGACCCGAATGGCGTGGCGGGGCCTCCGCGTCGCTCACCGAGTCCAATCCGCCACCACCCCCGCCAGCCCCACCACCGAGTGCGGCCGATCGGACGTAG
- a CDS encoding chloride channel protein, which translates to MKPADILRTLRRQLRRLAAQARHSTYGPVNVAQGVWDDIVDWFNGLELSENSILLGFAVVIGLAASFGVIGFYKLIDLAHEVFFSWPEAYLPELGQLAYRPILTGAGAVAAWWVMRRFAPGQKGLTIPDVQLAVVRRQGVIPTRAVMVRTAASALTIGSGGSAGAEGPIAVFGAAVGSRLGRSFRFSGNRTIILVGAGAAAGISAAFNAPLAGAFFALEEILGSFSIAAFAPVVVSSVVAAVVTRSVFGNHPVFPVPFEQGYGLTREVILFYPLLGLVAGLASVAFVRFYFSVDDWAEKFRQRMPVLLALAGGAAVGGLAFFSSGLLVGFGHLAIPLDRFGDLAWYLLILLAGMKIIATSITLNTGGSGGLFTPSLYVGAAAGGAFGAGLIVLFPGLNLTVEPYAIVGMGAVVAAALDAPMTGILMVWEMTDNSAIMLPLMLAVVVSHFVARRLERDSLYSGWLRRQGEHIVHGTDRDVLASLRVAEAYHRKPIVIQERALATQFLTHLGAGTQDVFPVVTEYGELSGVLTVSDLARIANEPRELHQILIAAEAAQPTESLEPEDSLLEATRRMGARGASALPVVDPESGRLVGLLRRSDILSLYGRILAGAPESGGAAGQGGGGEGG; encoded by the coding sequence GTGAAACCCGCCGACATCCTCCGCACCCTCCGCCGGCAGCTCCGCCGCCTCGCGGCGCAGGCCCGTCACTCCACCTACGGACCGGTCAACGTCGCCCAGGGGGTTTGGGACGACATCGTCGACTGGTTCAACGGCCTCGAGCTGAGCGAGAATTCGATCCTCCTCGGCTTTGCGGTCGTGATCGGGCTCGCCGCGTCCTTCGGCGTCATCGGGTTCTACAAGCTGATCGACCTGGCCCACGAGGTCTTCTTCAGCTGGCCGGAGGCCTACCTCCCGGAACTGGGCCAGCTGGCCTATCGGCCGATCCTGACCGGCGCCGGGGCCGTCGCCGCCTGGTGGGTCATGCGGCGGTTCGCGCCGGGGCAGAAGGGGCTGACCATTCCCGACGTGCAGCTCGCGGTGGTGCGGCGCCAGGGGGTCATCCCCACCCGGGCGGTGATGGTGCGGACAGCCGCGAGCGCCCTCACAATCGGGAGCGGTGGCTCGGCGGGTGCCGAGGGCCCGATTGCCGTCTTCGGCGCCGCGGTCGGTTCGCGGCTGGGGCGCTCGTTCCGCTTCTCGGGCAACCGGACGATCATCCTGGTCGGCGCGGGGGCCGCGGCCGGCATCTCCGCGGCCTTCAATGCGCCGCTGGCGGGTGCCTTCTTTGCCCTCGAGGAAATCCTCGGGTCGTTCAGCATCGCCGCCTTTGCGCCGGTCGTGGTCAGCAGCGTCGTGGCCGCCGTGGTCACCCGCTCGGTATTCGGCAACCATCCGGTCTTTCCGGTGCCCTTCGAGCAGGGCTACGGCCTGACCCGCGAAGTCATCCTGTTCTATCCCCTCCTCGGGTTGGTGGCCGGCCTCGCGTCGGTGGCGTTTGTGCGCTTCTACTTCAGCGTAGACGACTGGGCCGAGAAGTTTCGGCAGCGGATGCCGGTCCTCCTTGCCCTCGCCGGCGGCGCCGCCGTCGGTGGCCTCGCGTTCTTTTCCAGCGGCCTCCTCGTCGGGTTCGGGCACCTGGCCATCCCGCTCGACCGCTTCGGCGACCTGGCCTGGTACCTCCTGATTCTCCTCGCCGGGATGAAGATCATCGCCACCTCCATCACGCTGAACACCGGCGGATCCGGCGGCCTCTTCACTCCCTCCCTCTATGTCGGGGCGGCGGCGGGCGGGGCCTTCGGCGCGGGGCTGATCGTGCTCTTCCCCGGGCTGAACCTGACCGTGGAACCCTACGCCATCGTGGGGATGGGGGCCGTCGTCGCCGCGGCGCTCGACGCCCCCATGACCGGGATCCTGATGGTCTGGGAAATGACCGACAACTCGGCCATCATGCTGCCGCTGATGCTCGCGGTCGTCGTGAGCCACTTCGTGGCGCGGCGGCTGGAGCGCGATTCCCTCTACAGCGGGTGGCTGCGGCGGCAGGGGGAGCATATCGTGCACGGCACCGACCGCGACGTGCTCGCGAGCCTGCGCGTGGCGGAGGCGTACCATCGGAAGCCGATCGTCATTCAGGAGCGCGCGCTCGCCACACAGTTCCTGACCCACCTCGGCGCGGGCACCCAGGACGTCTTTCCGGTGGTGACGGAATACGGCGAGTTGAGCGGCGTCCTGACGGTGTCCGACCTGGCCCGCATCGCGAACGAACCGCGGGAACTGCACCAGATCCTGATTGCGGCGGAGGCAGCCCAGCCGACGGAGTCACTCGAACCCGAGGACTCGCTCCTCGAAGCGACGCGCCGGATGGGGGCGCGTGGCGCCTCCGCCCTGCCGGTGGTGGATCCGGAGTCGGGGCGCCTGGTCGGACTCCTCCGGCGCAGCGACATCCTCAGTCTGTATGGGAGGATCCTGGCTGGCGCCCCGGAGTCGGGCGGGGCCGCAGGGCAGGGGGGCGGGGGAGAGGGCGGATAG
- a CDS encoding M1 family aminopeptidase: protein MRFSLRRLALATIFALTPATVIAQSIGAYTPPVQWPERPTRFDLLHQRIALSVDWSRLAISGTVTTTVKLTTVTDTVRLDADHLTITGATDAKGRKLRYQTDSTHVTVKLPRRMSPGDTAVFTLTYTGVPERGLYFVPRSHVVWTQGEAVETRSWVPTYDFPNDKATWEFLVTADPGMSVLSNGTLTEVTPAPGGRQVWHWVQEQPASTYLYSVVIGPFTVLRDQWRGRPVDYWVAPDTVPAGWRTFGETPSMIEIYSQVLGVNYPWPKYSQAVIPDFTYGGMENVSATTQTDLVLHGADGEPESSGRGLAAHELAHQWFGDYTTTATWSHAWLNEGLTTYMESVQNEKSRGWAAGQQSWYSQQQQAMGADLRQERPLVWGDTLADPIQLFFSGHIYPKGAQVAHQLRRLLGDSLFWAGMQRFLQDNAYKPVRTENFAVAFEQTANRDLDWFFDQWVYGIGYPKVQVTRHWDAAAKQLHVTVTETQKIDSTHPLFRFPVTIRLITPDSVLRKEIMVTKQTETFTLPVSQEPLSFRFDEGAWLLGTVSTDQTPTELSEMAKHDLEYGARNWALRALAGNTTAVADSARRFIVLNEREPLLREIALAQLAERKDPADIPLVKSALRDPASGVRGAAIDAWASYDSIAVRPTARDMLLTDPNSAVRQTAIGVLDPGDPQIRTLLVSLTAPGQPLGIRQSAAARIRNQSDPAVVAALIALTDPSNPRNLRQAGLRYLAGRSDKGPAITTATTYLDDPDPLFAVSAVQTLARVGGPAGKVTLTQRLKVEQRVTVDDAIREALEGK from the coding sequence ATGCGGTTCTCCCTCCGCCGGCTTGCCCTGGCCACCATATTCGCACTCACCCCGGCCACCGTCATTGCCCAGTCGATCGGCGCCTACACCCCGCCGGTGCAGTGGCCGGAGCGTCCAACGCGCTTCGACCTCCTCCACCAGCGAATTGCCCTGAGCGTGGACTGGTCGCGGCTGGCCATCAGCGGGACGGTGACAACCACCGTCAAGCTGACCACCGTCACCGACACGGTCCGGCTCGATGCGGACCACCTCACCATCACGGGCGCCACCGACGCAAAGGGACGGAAGCTCCGGTACCAGACCGATTCCACCCATGTGACCGTCAAGCTTCCCCGCCGCATGTCCCCCGGCGACACGGCGGTGTTCACCCTGACCTATACCGGCGTGCCCGAGCGCGGCCTCTACTTCGTGCCGCGCAGCCACGTGGTCTGGACCCAGGGCGAGGCCGTCGAGACCCGGAGCTGGGTCCCGACCTATGACTTCCCCAATGACAAGGCCACCTGGGAATTCCTGGTGACCGCCGACCCCGGCATGTCGGTGCTCTCCAACGGCACCCTGACGGAGGTCACCCCGGCACCGGGCGGTCGCCAGGTCTGGCACTGGGTCCAGGAGCAGCCCGCCTCCACCTATCTCTATTCGGTCGTGATCGGGCCGTTTACTGTGCTCCGCGACCAGTGGCGCGGCCGGCCGGTGGACTACTGGGTCGCACCGGACACCGTTCCCGCCGGCTGGCGTACCTTCGGCGAAACCCCGTCGATGATCGAGATCTACTCCCAGGTCCTCGGCGTGAACTACCCGTGGCCCAAGTACAGCCAGGCCGTCATTCCCGACTTCACCTATGGCGGCATGGAGAACGTATCGGCCACCACCCAGACCGACCTCGTGCTGCACGGGGCGGACGGTGAACCCGAGAGCAGCGGCCGGGGCCTCGCGGCCCACGAGCTGGCGCACCAGTGGTTCGGCGACTACACCACCACCGCCACCTGGTCGCACGCCTGGCTCAACGAGGGGCTGACCACCTACATGGAGTCGGTCCAGAACGAGAAGAGCCGCGGCTGGGCCGCCGGCCAGCAGTCGTGGTACAGCCAGCAGCAGCAGGCGATGGGCGCCGACCTCCGGCAGGAACGCCCCCTGGTCTGGGGCGACACTCTGGCCGACCCGATCCAGCTCTTCTTCAGCGGACACATCTACCCGAAGGGCGCCCAGGTGGCCCACCAGCTGCGCCGCCTCCTCGGCGACTCGCTCTTCTGGGCGGGGATGCAGCGATTCCTGCAGGACAACGCCTACAAGCCGGTGCGCACCGAAAACTTCGCGGTGGCGTTCGAGCAGACCGCCAACCGCGACCTCGACTGGTTCTTCGATCAGTGGGTCTATGGCATCGGGTACCCGAAGGTGCAGGTGACGCGGCACTGGGACGCCGCCGCGAAGCAGCTGCACGTCACGGTCACGGAAACCCAGAAGATCGACTCCACCCATCCTCTCTTCCGTTTCCCGGTCACCATCCGCCTGATCACCCCCGATTCGGTGTTGCGGAAGGAGATCATGGTCACGAAGCAGACCGAGACCTTTACCCTGCCGGTGTCGCAGGAACCGCTGTCGTTCCGGTTCGACGAAGGGGCCTGGCTCCTCGGCACCGTCTCCACCGACCAGACGCCGACTGAGTTGTCGGAAATGGCCAAGCACGACCTGGAATACGGCGCGCGGAACTGGGCGCTCCGGGCGCTGGCGGGCAACACCACCGCCGTGGCCGACAGCGCGCGCCGGTTCATCGTGTTGAACGAGCGGGAACCGCTGCTGCGCGAAATTGCGCTTGCGCAGCTCGCCGAGCGGAAGGACCCGGCCGACATCCCGCTGGTCAAGTCGGCGCTGCGTGACCCGGCCAGCGGTGTGCGCGGTGCCGCCATCGATGCCTGGGCCTCCTACGATTCCATCGCGGTCCGGCCGACCGCACGGGACATGCTGCTGACCGACCCCAACTCGGCGGTGCGCCAGACTGCCATCGGCGTCCTCGACCCGGGCGACCCCCAGATCCGCACCCTGCTCGTGAGCCTGACGGCACCTGGCCAGCCGCTCGGCATTCGCCAGTCCGCCGCCGCCCGGATCCGGAATCAGTCGGATCCGGCGGTGGTGGCCGCGCTCATCGCGCTCACCGATCCCTCCAACCCCAGGAACCTCCGGCAGGCGGGGCTGCGCTATCTCGCAGGACGGAGCGACAAGGGTCCAGCCATCACGACGGCCACCACGTACCTCGACGATCCGGATCCGCTCTTCGCGGTCAGCGCGGTGCAGACGCTGGCGCGGGTGGGCGGCCCGGCCGGCAAGGTCACCCTGACCCAGCGGCTGAAGGTGGAGCAGCGGGTGACGGTGGACGACGCGATCCGGGAGGCGCTGGAAGGGAAGTAG
- a CDS encoding AAA family ATPase, which translates to MTTEPLATGLRLKTLGPVPRLVQVTAEGETLLFGAGKPLAIIVYLSMAPGHTASRVHLTDLLWADSDLERARQSLRQAVWQIRRKLGESSLIADGEQLTLNLPIPSDHDEVGTALRNAQFEEAVRLYEGDFLSEFGVPGGAGFEHWADKARDRLRAGWMRALDAVARERLDRGAVREAVAIARQHRDADPANEAAWRFLLDTLLLSGDSIGAGIEADALEALLSEERREPEPQTVPFLARVRAMPPPATPFASTLLSTELIGREGEFRRITQAWERSRAGEGRHLHLSAPAGLGKTRLLRDAERRLRAMGGRILYLRAPPGSRQIAYAFAAELARTLIALPGASGVTPAALATLQALDPSLVTGFGGAPDPSTGTEALRRRTLALADLLLALLEESPLALLIDDVHWMDGESLQLLAGLRARLTGSAALIVTAGRPARGQELIAADAEVLTLTPLTAAEVEALIMSVGALPDEPWPSLLVQRLHEASKGSPHLILETLQLVLDHEWLVLDERGWSCPDPERLAVELPAGDALGRRVDALGAQARLLLSLLATAAAPLRARVLAGAAGLSEEEVAALLGSLELRGFVAGIEDRWRLGHDELAEVVLRGAGPGGERELARRLGTALLVEPSMSPFDHQRAAELLVQGGAEEALAPLFLRWLAEARRRRDPRADADLARALLGTAATADRLRRVLRVRPMHRRLGLDTRPKKWGAAGAGLLMVTALALVVNRSEARPARLVLLQAPIAGNENALVPVPIIEIQDASGRRVRDARVEVRVEAVGNSASVLGTATATAVEGLATFSSASLSSEEMGERTLRFSADGMKPITVTLGGAEGATLWLDRAQLNGQELTSANPVLTIAPGDTIRGDLTLRYSAYWPAASVILGAFPSWGDKREDFVTISALATPVVDAISRHTVAIPGPDRPGDYHLILAFAAETDARWIASGTNWAIGTPIWDDGNDVADLTDSMLDEANRRGQVHIDWYFKHIQGFDTTTLAATAIEVRVE; encoded by the coding sequence ATGACAACAGAACCCCTGGCCACCGGCCTCCGCCTCAAGACGCTCGGCCCCGTCCCCCGCCTGGTGCAGGTGACGGCCGAGGGGGAGACACTCCTGTTCGGTGCGGGGAAGCCGCTGGCCATCATCGTCTACCTGTCGATGGCGCCGGGCCACACCGCAAGCCGTGTCCACCTCACCGACCTCCTCTGGGCCGATTCCGACCTCGAACGGGCCCGCCAGTCGCTCCGGCAGGCGGTCTGGCAAATCCGCCGCAAGCTCGGAGAATCTTCGCTCATTGCCGACGGCGAGCAGTTGACGCTCAACCTCCCGATCCCATCCGATCATGACGAGGTCGGTACCGCGCTCCGCAACGCACAGTTCGAGGAAGCCGTTCGACTCTATGAGGGAGACTTCCTCAGCGAGTTCGGCGTTCCGGGCGGGGCAGGCTTCGAGCATTGGGCCGACAAGGCCCGGGATCGCCTGCGTGCAGGGTGGATGCGCGCGCTGGATGCCGTGGCGCGGGAGCGGCTCGACCGTGGGGCGGTCCGGGAAGCGGTGGCAATCGCCCGGCAGCACCGGGATGCCGATCCTGCGAATGAGGCGGCGTGGCGTTTCCTGCTCGACACCCTCCTCCTGTCGGGGGATTCGATCGGGGCCGGTATCGAGGCCGATGCCCTCGAGGCGCTCCTCTCCGAGGAACGACGCGAGCCGGAGCCGCAGACCGTCCCGTTCCTCGCACGCGTCCGGGCGATGCCTCCGCCGGCCACGCCCTTCGCCTCGACCTTGCTTTCCACCGAGCTGATCGGGCGGGAAGGGGAGTTCCGGCGGATCACCCAGGCGTGGGAACGCTCCCGCGCCGGCGAGGGTCGCCATCTCCACCTTTCCGCCCCGGCAGGGCTCGGGAAGACCCGGCTCCTTCGCGATGCCGAGCGCCGGTTGCGCGCCATGGGAGGACGCATCCTCTACCTGCGCGCCCCGCCGGGCTCTCGCCAGATCGCCTACGCGTTCGCCGCGGAACTGGCCCGCACGCTGATCGCGTTGCCGGGCGCATCGGGCGTGACGCCGGCCGCCCTGGCCACGCTGCAGGCGCTCGATCCGTCGCTGGTGACCGGCTTCGGCGGCGCACCCGATCCGAGCACCGGCACCGAGGCGCTGCGGCGCCGTACCCTCGCCCTGGCCGACCTGCTGCTCGCGCTCCTCGAAGAGTCGCCGCTGGCGCTCCTGATCGACGACGTGCACTGGATGGATGGCGAGTCGCTGCAGCTCCTGGCGGGGCTCCGTGCCCGGCTGACCGGCTCCGCCGCGCTGATCGTGACGGCGGGCCGACCGGCGCGGGGGCAGGAACTGATCGCGGCCGACGCCGAGGTGCTCACCCTCACCCCGCTGACGGCGGCGGAGGTCGAGGCGCTCATCATGAGCGTCGGCGCACTGCCGGACGAGCCGTGGCCCTCGCTCCTGGTGCAGCGTCTGCACGAGGCGTCGAAGGGCTCACCGCACCTGATCCTCGAGACTCTCCAGCTGGTGCTCGACCACGAATGGCTGGTACTCGACGAGCGCGGGTGGAGCTGTCCCGACCCTGAGCGGCTTGCCGTCGAATTGCCGGCCGGTGACGCGCTGGGCCGGCGGGTGGATGCACTGGGGGCGCAGGCCCGCCTGCTGCTCTCCCTGCTGGCCACGGCGGCCGCCCCGCTGCGGGCGCGGGTGCTCGCCGGCGCGGCCGGACTCTCGGAGGAGGAGGTGGCCGCCCTCCTGGGCTCCCTCGAGCTCCGCGGATTCGTGGCCGGCATCGAGGATCGCTGGCGGCTGGGGCACGACGAACTGGCGGAGGTGGTGCTCCGTGGCGCGGGCCCCGGCGGCGAACGGGAGCTGGCCCGGCGGCTCGGCACCGCGCTCCTGGTGGAGCCGTCGATGTCGCCGTTCGACCATCAGCGCGCCGCGGAATTGCTGGTCCAGGGCGGCGCGGAGGAGGCCCTTGCGCCCCTCTTCCTGCGCTGGCTGGCCGAGGCGCGACGGCGTCGCGATCCTCGCGCGGACGCCGACCTGGCGCGCGCCCTGCTCGGGACCGCCGCGACAGCGGACCGGCTGCGGCGCGTGTTGCGTGTACGGCCGATGCATCGGCGCCTGGGCCTGGATACCCGTCCGAAGAAGTGGGGGGCGGCGGGGGCGGGGTTGCTGATGGTGACGGCGCTGGCGCTGGTGGTGAACCGGAGCGAGGCACGACCCGCCCGGCTGGTGCTGTTGCAGGCACCGATTGCGGGGAACGAGAACGCACTCGTGCCAGTCCCCATCATCGAGATTCAGGACGCTTCGGGAAGGCGAGTCCGGGATGCGCGGGTCGAGGTGCGGGTGGAGGCGGTCGGGAACTCCGCTTCGGTCCTGGGAACGGCCACGGCCACGGCAGTCGAGGGCCTTGCGACGTTCAGCAGTGCCTCGCTCTCATCGGAGGAAATGGGGGAGCGTACGCTCCGCTTTTCCGCCGACGGGATGAAGCCGATCACCGTGACCCTTGGCGGGGCCGAAGGCGCCACCCTGTGGCTGGATCGGGCGCAACTCAACGGTCAGGAACTGACGTCGGCCAACCCTGTGCTGACGATCGCCCCGGGCGACACGATCCGGGGCGACCTCACCCTCCGCTATTCTGCTTACTGGCCCGCAGCCTCCGTCATCCTGGGCGCCTTCCCGAGTTGGGGGGACAAGCGTGAGGATTTCGTGACCATCTCCGCTCTTGCCACGCCGGTGGTGGACGCGATCTCCCGTCACACCGTGGCGATTCCGGGGCCGGACCGCCCAGGCGACTACCACCTGATCCTGGCGTTTGCCGCCGAGACGGATGCCCGGTGGATCGCCTCGGGCACCAACTGGGCCATCGGGACCCCCATCTGGGATGACGGCAACGACGTCGCCGACCTGACGGACTCCATGCTGGACGAAGCGAACCGCCGCGGTCAGGTGCACATCGACTGGTACTTCAAGCATATCCAGGGCTTTGACACCACGACCCTGGCAGCGACAGCCATTGAGGTGCGCGTGGAGTGA